The Thermodesulfovibrio sp. 3462-1 genome contains the following window.
GTTGTAGCAACTCTGAATGAACTTGATGAAAATGCACTTGTAGAGATACTTACCAAACCAAAAAATGCCCTTGTAAAGCAATATCAGAAACTATTCAGCATTGATGGAGTAAAACTCACATTTACTGAAGATGCTTTACGGGCAATTGCTAAAAAAGCAATTGAAAGAAAAACAGGTGCAAGAGCATTAAGAAGCATACTTGAAGACATAATGCTTGATGTTATGTATCTCATTCCTTCTGAAAAGGGAATTTCAGAGTGCATTATAAACGAAGATGTGGTAAATAAAAAGACATCTCCTCTTTTGATTTATAAAGAAAAAAGAGCAAAACATGCATGAATACAAAAGTCAGATTAATTATTGACGGAAGACAAATAAGAGCAGAATTATATGATACGGAATGTGCAAAAAAAATTCTTGAGGCACTTCCAATAGAAAGCAAAATTAATGAATGGGGAGATGAATTCTACTTTTCAATAGGGATAAGCATGCCTCTTGACAGCACAGCAACGACTTGTGTAGCAGTAGGAGACATTGGTTATTGGCCAGCTGGTGAGGCTATGGCAGTATTTTTTGGAAAAACTCCTTTAAGCACCGGAGAGGATCCTGTGCCAGCCAGTGAAGTAAATATAGTTGGCAGAATTATTGATGATCCAGCCATTTTAAAAACTCT
Protein-coding sequences here:
- a CDS encoding cyclophilin-like fold protein; this encodes MNTKVRLIIDGRQIRAELYDTECAKKILEALPIESKINEWGDEFYFSIGISMPLDSTATTCVAVGDIGYWPAGEAMAVFFGKTPLSTGEDPVPASEVNIVGRIIDDPAILKTLKGARKIRIEKE